A section of the Flavobacterium ardleyense genome encodes:
- the uvrA gene encoding excinuclease ABC subunit UvrA, with protein MQDTTNTIDVQGARVHNLKNIDVSIPREQLVVITGLSGSGKSSLAFDTIYAEGQRRYVETFSAYARQFLGGLERPDVDKIDGLSPVIAIEQKTTSKSPRSTVGTITEIYDFLRLLYARASDAHSYVTGEKMVSYNDEQIRSLIFENFNGKRINILAPIIRARKGHYGELFAQIAKQGYLKVRVNGAIREITPGMKLDRYKTHDIEIVIDRMVIDDSPENAKRLEESINTAMHRGENVLMILDQDTNEVRYFSRNLMCPTSGISYQNPEPNNFSFNSPKGACPNCNGLGTVNEINLQKIMPNPALSISKGGFAPLGEYKSSWIFKQLETIGEKFEFKLTDPISKIPSDALDMILFGGKEKFSVESKTLGITKEYKIEFEGISNFIKNQYETADSTSIRRWAKDFMDVVPCPECHGTRLQKESLYFKLNGLNIAELSDMDISDLTAWFADLTNHLTDKQKSIATEVIKEIRDRLTFLMNVGLDYLALSRGSKTLSGGEAQRIRLATQIGSQLVGVLYILDEPSIGLHQRDNEKLIHSLENLRDIGNSVLVVEHDKDMILRADYVIDIGPAAGKFGGQIVSQGTPAQLLEEHTTTAKYLNGELEIEVPKERRKGNGNFLKLTGATGNNLKNVSISLPLGTLICVTGVSGSGKSTLINGTLYPILNAHYFNGVKKPQPYKKIEGLEFLDKVIEIDQTPIGRTPRSNPATYTDVFTEVRNLFAMTSESMIRGYKAGRFSFNVKGGRCETCGGSGVRTIEMNFLPDVYVECETCYGKRFNRETLEIRYRGKNVSDILNMTVDEAVEFFENIPKIYRKVKTIQDVGLGYITLGQQSTTLSGGEAQRIKLASELSKKDTGNTIYILDEPTTGLHFEDIRILMQVIERLVNRGNTILIIEHNMDVIKLADYIIDVGYEGGQKGGQIIAKGTPEQVAKVKKSYTAEFLKKELA; from the coding sequence ATGCAAGACACCACAAATACTATAGATGTACAAGGCGCTCGCGTCCACAATCTCAAAAATATTGATGTTTCTATTCCTCGTGAGCAGCTCGTAGTTATTACAGGACTGTCAGGATCAGGAAAATCATCCCTCGCTTTTGATACAATTTATGCCGAAGGACAACGCCGTTATGTTGAGACTTTCTCTGCTTATGCGCGTCAGTTTTTGGGCGGACTTGAACGTCCTGACGTTGACAAAATTGACGGGCTTTCGCCTGTAATCGCAATTGAGCAGAAAACCACCAGTAAGAGTCCACGATCTACGGTGGGAACAATTACCGAAATTTACGATTTCCTACGTTTGTTATACGCAAGAGCTAGTGACGCTCACAGTTATGTCACTGGCGAAAAAATGGTTAGTTATAACGATGAGCAAATCCGATCGTTAATTTTTGAGAATTTCAACGGCAAGCGAATTAATATTCTTGCGCCAATTATTAGAGCTCGTAAAGGACACTATGGCGAATTGTTCGCTCAGATTGCCAAGCAAGGATATCTGAAAGTGAGAGTGAATGGCGCTATCCGCGAAATTACCCCGGGAATGAAACTCGATCGTTATAAAACTCACGATATCGAAATCGTCATTGACCGAATGGTTATCGATGACAGTCCAGAAAACGCAAAGCGACTGGAAGAAAGCATTAATACTGCGATGCATCGAGGCGAAAATGTGCTAATGATTCTCGATCAAGATACAAATGAAGTTCGTTACTTCAGTAGAAATTTGATGTGCCCGACTTCGGGAATTTCCTATCAAAATCCAGAACCAAACAACTTCTCTTTCAACAGTCCGAAAGGTGCTTGTCCGAATTGTAATGGTTTGGGAACGGTTAACGAAATAAATCTTCAGAAGATAATGCCAAATCCGGCTCTTAGCATTAGCAAAGGTGGATTTGCTCCCTTGGGCGAATATAAAAGTTCTTGGATTTTCAAGCAATTAGAAACAATTGGAGAGAAATTCGAATTCAAATTGACCGACCCTATTTCAAAAATCCCATCGGATGCACTTGATATGATTTTGTTTGGAGGAAAAGAAAAGTTCTCTGTCGAATCCAAAACTTTGGGAATTACCAAGGAATATAAAATCGAATTTGAGGGAATTTCGAATTTTATAAAAAATCAATACGAAACTGCTGATTCTACTAGCATCAGAAGATGGGCAAAAGACTTTATGGACGTCGTTCCTTGTCCTGAATGCCACGGAACGAGATTGCAAAAAGAGTCGCTTTACTTTAAACTTAATGGCTTAAACATCGCAGAATTATCCGATATGGATATTTCTGATCTTACCGCTTGGTTTGCAGATTTGACAAATCATTTGACTGACAAACAGAAAAGTATTGCTACTGAAGTTATAAAAGAAATTAGAGACCGACTCACCTTCCTGATGAATGTTGGTCTTGATTACCTCGCCCTTTCCCGCGGAAGCAAAACACTTTCGGGTGGCGAAGCACAACGTATCAGACTTGCAACTCAAATTGGATCACAATTGGTTGGAGTTTTATATATTTTAGATGAGCCGAGTATTGGTTTGCATCAAAGAGATAATGAGAAATTGATTCACTCGCTAGAGAATCTTCGAGATATTGGAAATTCTGTATTAGTGGTCGAACACGATAAAGATATGATTCTGCGTGCCGATTATGTGATTGATATAGGTCCTGCGGCGGGAAAATTTGGTGGTCAAATTGTAAGTCAGGGAACGCCAGCGCAACTTCTTGAAGAACATACAACCACTGCGAAATATCTAAATGGCGAATTGGAAATTGAAGTCCCAAAAGAGCGCCGTAAGGGAAATGGAAATTTCTTAAAATTAACCGGAGCTACTGGAAACAACCTCAAAAATGTGAGCATCAGCTTGCCATTAGGAACGTTGATTTGCGTAACTGGAGTATCTGGAAGTGGAAAGTCAACTCTTATTAATGGAACGTTATATCCAATTTTAAATGCTCATTACTTTAATGGCGTAAAGAAACCTCAACCTTACAAAAAGATTGAAGGTTTGGAATTTCTTGACAAAGTAATTGAGATTGATCAAACACCAATTGGAAGGACACCACGCTCTAATCCAGCAACCTACACCGACGTATTTACCGAAGTCCGCAATTTATTTGCAATGACTTCCGAAAGTATGATTCGTGGGTACAAAGCAGGACGTTTTAGTTTTAACGTGAAAGGTGGACGCTGCGAAACTTGCGGTGGCTCTGGAGTTCGCACTATCGAAATGAACTTCCTTCCAGACGTTTATGTCGAATGTGAAACCTGCTACGGAAAACGTTTTAATAGAGAAACGTTGGAAATCCGCTACCGTGGAAAAAATGTTTCGGATATTCTGAATATGACCGTTGATGAAGCAGTAGAATTTTTCGAAAATATTCCGAAGATTTATAGAAAAGTCAAAACGATTCAGGATGTTGGCCTCGGGTATATCACTTTAGGACAGCAGAGCACGACACTTTCGGGTGGCGAAGCGCAACGTATCAAGTTGGCATCCGAACTTTCTAAGAAAGACACTGGAAACACTATTTATATACTTGATGAACCTACCACAGGTCTGCATTTTGAGGATATTCGCATTTTGATGCAGGTCATCGAAAGACTGGTCAATCGAGGCAATACCATCTTAATTATCGAGCATAATATGGACGTGATCAAACTTGCCGACTATATTATTGATGTCGGTTATGAAGGTGGACAAAAGGGTGGTCAGATTATCGCCAAAGGAACTCCTGAGCAAGTTGCCAAGGTCAAAAAGAGTTATACGGCAGAGTTTTTAAAGAAGGAATTAGCGTAG
- a CDS encoding acyl carrier protein phosphodiesterase, with the protein MNFLAHIFLSQNNDKVKIGNFIADSVRGNNYTDFDPEVQKGILLHRHIDTFTDAHPIFRIGTKRLHSRYHHYAGVILDVFYDHFLARNWSKYSSVPLQEHNHQFYDLLEKNLEWMPERIEKILPIMRKQDWLTTYATIGGISEILFQMDRRTKLVSKMQFAPEELEEFYDEYEGEFFEFFEELRNSVDQKWIELNAE; encoded by the coding sequence ATGAACTTCCTCGCCCATATCTTCTTATCGCAAAACAACGACAAAGTTAAAATCGGAAATTTTATCGCCGATAGCGTTCGAGGAAACAATTACACCGATTTTGACCCTGAAGTACAAAAAGGAATTCTACTACACCGACATATCGACACATTTACTGACGCTCACCCAATTTTCAGGATTGGCACCAAGCGACTACATTCTCGCTACCATCACTATGCGGGCGTAATTCTCGATGTTTTTTATGATCATTTTCTAGCTCGAAATTGGTCAAAATATAGTTCAGTTCCACTTCAAGAACACAATCATCAGTTTTATGATTTACTCGAAAAAAACTTAGAATGGATGCCAGAACGAATTGAGAAAATTCTGCCAATAATGCGCAAACAAGATTGGCTGACAACTTATGCGACAATCGGTGGAATTTCTGAAATATTGTTTCAAATGGATAGACGCACAAAATTAGTATCAAAAATGCAGTTCGCTCCTGAGGAATTGGAGGAATTTTATGACGAATACGAAGGGGAGTTTTTCGAATTTTTCGAAGAATTACGGAACTCAGTGGATCAAAAATGGATTGAATTAAATGCCGAATAA
- a CDS encoding lysophospholipid acyltransferase family protein: MQLLFFILFYPLIWLISILPFKLLYFVSDFFYIIVYKLIGYRKSVVRQNLRMAFPEKSEAERLLIEKKSYHHLCDIFMEMIKTMSISEKEIKKRFKFTNIDFYLDMEKRGKSIAMFCSHYASYEWLISMNYYTNFKGFAIYKKIANPYFDKQVRAIRSKFEAFLITTKETYPTIAANEKEGIRAVYGFASDQSPKASKIAHWTTFLGVDTPTHTGAETIAKKFDMNVIFLKVKKIKRGYYEATFEELAENPRLVADFEISDEFMHRVEKQIIEAPEFYLWTHKRWKTTR; this comes from the coding sequence ATGCAATTACTGTTTTTTATACTTTTCTATCCACTTATTTGGCTAATTTCCATTTTACCTTTTAAACTGCTATACTTCGTTTCGGATTTTTTTTATATCATCGTTTATAAATTAATAGGGTATAGAAAATCGGTGGTTCGTCAGAATCTAAGAATGGCTTTTCCAGAAAAATCGGAAGCTGAACGTTTGCTTATCGAAAAGAAATCTTACCATCATCTGTGCGATATTTTTATGGAAATGATCAAAACGATGAGCATTTCTGAAAAGGAAATTAAAAAGAGATTTAAATTTACAAATATCGATTTCTATTTGGATATGGAAAAGCGCGGGAAAAGCATTGCAATGTTTTGTTCGCATTACGCTAGTTACGAATGGTTGATTTCGATGAATTACTACACAAATTTCAAAGGTTTTGCTATTTATAAAAAAATTGCAAATCCCTATTTTGATAAGCAAGTTCGCGCAATTAGATCAAAATTCGAAGCGTTTTTAATCACGACAAAAGAAACCTATCCTACCATTGCCGCAAACGAAAAAGAAGGCATTAGAGCAGTATATGGTTTTGCAAGCGATCAATCGCCAAAAGCTAGTAAAATAGCGCATTGGACCACCTTCCTCGGAGTTGATACGCCCACACACACGGGCGCAGAAACTATTGCTAAGAAATTTGATATGAATGTGATTTTTCTAAAAGTAAAGAAAATTAAAAGAGGATATTACGAAGCTACCTTTGAAGAATTAGCGGAGAATCCTCGACTAGTTGCTGATTTTGAGATATCTGATGAATTTATGCACCGAGTTGAAAAGCAAATTATCGAAGCACCTGAATTTTATTTATGGACCCATAAACGATGGAAGACTACGCGTTAA
- a CDS encoding ABC transporter permease has product MKNFISLLKVEFSRIFSNGVLLAIFFGAPIGYGVLFGYVYQQAKVKDLPIVIIDQDRSPATDKIIDAFQDNEGLHVVDVRLTAGTIKTEMPTEQYTAVVTLPKGFEKDVLQKKHPEIRVDLNMANIVNANTASNNINTVLMTMNAGFEIEGLKKQGMNPVQAKASYESFKVNFNKLYNSTGNYVTFMLPGILAAIMQQVIFLAMALVFARDFEDGYFKVLTRNSKSSFYHILLKAVPFLLMLPFMWLFISLLFPHFKIGADIFNFPMLVLTVLLTLASMFIGMLFSIAIPSQLKATELLMVISTPAFILSGFTWPTEAIPSFIANIAQFIPVTQFLSGFRKIAFYGGDLSSISHEIGILLVIMAVAFTAMLVLLQFKINKSVKNEVVVLEDDFQEL; this is encoded by the coding sequence ATGAAAAATTTTATAAGCTTACTCAAAGTCGAGTTTAGTCGTATTTTTTCGAATGGAGTTTTGTTGGCAATATTTTTCGGAGCACCCATTGGTTATGGCGTTTTGTTTGGATATGTCTACCAACAAGCAAAGGTCAAAGATTTGCCGATTGTAATTATCGACCAAGATCGAAGTCCTGCAACAGATAAGATTATTGATGCATTTCAAGATAATGAAGGCTTACATGTTGTAGATGTGCGACTGACTGCAGGCACTATCAAAACAGAAATGCCAACCGAGCAATACACAGCTGTTGTGACTTTGCCTAAGGGATTTGAAAAGGATGTTTTACAAAAAAAGCATCCTGAAATTCGTGTGGATTTAAATATGGCAAATATTGTCAATGCAAATACCGCGAGTAACAATATCAATACCGTCTTGATGACGATGAATGCAGGTTTTGAAATTGAAGGACTTAAAAAGCAAGGAATGAATCCCGTTCAAGCCAAAGCCTCTTACGAAAGTTTTAAAGTGAATTTTAATAAACTCTATAATTCGACGGGAAATTATGTGACTTTTATGCTTCCTGGAATTCTCGCTGCCATTATGCAACAGGTAATTTTTCTAGCAATGGCATTAGTGTTCGCTAGAGATTTTGAAGATGGATATTTTAAGGTTTTGACTCGAAATAGTAAATCATCGTTTTATCACATTCTTTTAAAAGCCGTACCATTTTTGCTGATGTTGCCGTTTATGTGGTTATTTATAAGCTTACTTTTTCCGCATTTTAAGATTGGCGCAGATATTTTTAATTTTCCAATGCTCGTTTTGACAGTCCTTTTAACCTTGGCGTCAATGTTTATCGGAATGCTATTTTCTATCGCGATTCCGAGTCAGTTAAAAGCGACCGAATTGCTAATGGTTATTTCGACACCTGCATTTATATTAAGTGGATTCACTTGGCCAACCGAAGCAATTCCTAGTTTTATTGCCAATATCGCACAATTTATTCCGGTAACTCAGTTTCTAAGTGGCTTTAGAAAAATTGCATTTTATGGAGGAGATTTATCTTCGATATCTCACGAAATAGGAATTTTGTTAGTGATTATGGCTGTCGCTTTTACGGCGATGCTTGTGTTGCTGCAATTTAAAATTAATAAGTCAGTAAAGAATGAGGTCGTGGTTTTGGAGGATGATTTTCAAGAATTATAA
- a CDS encoding HlyD family secretion protein has protein sequence MNTYKTILLGTFSILTLNSCSNDKITENRGQVKFETVSVSSKIGGRIQKIFVQEGQTVKKGDTLAQMNIPEVNAKMMQAEGAITAAKGQLNMADNGATAEQISQIDGQLNSAQAQLDFAQESFNRLQNMYRDSLVSQQQFDEVRMKLNMAKAQVKGLSAKRKEITKGTRSEQREQAQGQLDRALGAKEEVLSAADEQYLIAPADMSIETISLVEGELLTPGYTLFNGYKTNSIYFRFTIPESKIYDFEVGKELVVLNPYTKEETRSKIVAIKQLAQYADITSTSPLYELSESIYELKVVPVADISKQKFYTNATVLLKK, from the coding sequence ATGAATACTTATAAAACTATATTGCTAGGCACCTTTTCGATCCTTACATTAAATTCTTGCAGCAATGACAAGATTACTGAAAATCGCGGGCAAGTAAAATTTGAAACTGTATCGGTAAGCAGTAAAATTGGTGGCCGAATCCAAAAAATTTTTGTTCAAGAAGGACAAACGGTCAAAAAAGGAGATACGCTTGCGCAGATGAATATCCCGGAAGTCAATGCCAAAATGATGCAAGCCGAAGGTGCCATTACTGCAGCAAAAGGGCAGTTGAATATGGCCGATAATGGCGCGACCGCCGAGCAGATCAGTCAGATTGATGGACAGCTAAATTCGGCACAAGCACAACTTGATTTTGCACAAGAATCCTTTAATAGATTGCAAAATATGTATAGAGATTCGTTAGTGAGTCAGCAGCAATTTGATGAGGTTCGAATGAAACTCAATATGGCAAAAGCGCAAGTAAAAGGCTTGTCGGCAAAGAGAAAGGAGATAACCAAAGGAACGCGATCTGAGCAACGAGAACAAGCTCAAGGGCAGCTAGACCGAGCTTTGGGAGCAAAAGAAGAAGTACTTTCGGCCGCTGATGAACAGTACTTAATTGCTCCTGCTGATATGTCTATTGAAACAATTAGTTTGGTAGAAGGCGAATTGCTAACTCCAGGTTATACTCTGTTCAACGGCTATAAAACAAACAGCATCTATTTTAGATTCACAATTCCAGAGTCAAAAATTTACGATTTTGAGGTTGGAAAGGAACTTGTGGTGCTGAATCCTTATACTAAGGAAGAAACACGATCAAAAATTGTGGCAATCAAGCAGCTTGCACAGTATGCTGATATTACAAGCACTTCGCCTCTGTATGAACTTTCGGAATCAATTTATGAATTAAAAGTGGTACCGGTAGCAGATATTTCAAAACAGAAATTTTATACAAATGCTACGGTTCTTTTAAAAAAATAA
- a CDS encoding aminotransferase class V-fold PLP-dependent enzyme, whose product MIDTIPHTISTELEKYFAPFRENIIGIDQDFESPYGTKKITYTDWTASGRLYRPIEEKLMNEFGPFVANTHTETTISGTAMTMAYNQAKHIIKKHVNANQDDVLINTGTGMTGAINKFQRILGLKVPENIKAFVTIPEEDRPVVFISHMEHHSNQTTWLETIAIVEIIPQTECGLICLDGFKDLLEQYKDRTVKIASVTSCSNVTGIRSPYHTIAKMIHEYNGVCFVDFACSAPYVSINMHPEDESESLDAVFFSPHKFLGGPGTSGVLIFNKKLYRNMIPDCPGGGTVSWTNPWGEHKYITNIEDREDGGTPGFLQVIKTALAVQLKEKMGVDNILKREHELLEYLFAEFDDVENLHILANQHQDRLGVVSFYIDKLHFNLGVKMLNDRFGIQTRGGCSCAGTYGHFLLHVDQATSNALTERITLGDLLDKPGWIRMSIHPTTTNDEIAFVCDSIKKLAENHKEWALDYNYNKDTNEFIHKDAINNERQMVADWFAN is encoded by the coding sequence ATGATAGACACAATTCCACATACAATTTCTACTGAATTGGAAAAATACTTTGCTCCTTTTAGAGAAAATATAATTGGTATTGATCAAGATTTTGAATCGCCTTATGGGACGAAGAAAATTACCTATACAGACTGGACTGCAAGCGGAAGACTTTATCGTCCGATTGAAGAAAAGCTGATGAATGAATTTGGACCTTTTGTGGCTAATACTCATACCGAAACTACAATTTCTGGTACTGCAATGACGATGGCATATAATCAGGCAAAGCACATTATTAAGAAGCACGTGAATGCTAATCAAGATGATGTATTGATTAATACCGGAACTGGAATGACCGGAGCCATAAATAAGTTTCAGAGAATTCTGGGATTAAAAGTTCCCGAAAATATTAAAGCGTTTGTAACTATTCCCGAAGAAGACAGGCCAGTCGTGTTTATTTCGCACATGGAACACCATTCAAATCAAACAACGTGGTTGGAGACGATTGCGATTGTAGAAATTATTCCGCAGACCGAGTGTGGATTGATTTGCCTTGACGGATTTAAAGATTTATTGGAGCAATACAAAGATCGAACAGTAAAAATTGCATCGGTTACTTCATGCAGCAATGTTACAGGAATTAGAAGTCCATATCATACAATTGCCAAAATGATTCACGAATACAATGGAGTTTGCTTTGTAGATTTTGCGTGTTCTGCGCCTTACGTTTCTATAAATATGCATCCTGAAGATGAATCTGAAAGTCTTGACGCAGTGTTCTTTTCACCACACAAATTTTTGGGTGGACCGGGAACATCAGGAGTTTTGATTTTTAATAAAAAACTATACCGTAATATGATTCCAGATTGTCCTGGAGGTGGCACTGTAAGTTGGACAAATCCATGGGGAGAGCACAAATACATTACAAATATCGAAGATCGGGAAGATGGTGGGACTCCAGGTTTCTTGCAGGTTATCAAAACTGCGCTTGCTGTTCAACTAAAAGAAAAAATGGGAGTCGATAATATTCTTAAAAGAGAGCACGAACTTTTAGAATATCTTTTTGCTGAATTTGATGATGTAGAGAATTTACATATTTTGGCCAATCAGCATCAAGATCGTTTGGGTGTTGTTTCTTTTTATATAGACAAATTGCACTTTAACTTGGGCGTAAAAATGCTTAATGATCGTTTCGGAATTCAGACACGTGGAGGTTGCAGTTGCGCTGGCACGTACGGACACTTTTTATTACACGTAGATCAAGCAACTTCAAATGCACTGACCGAAAGAATCACTTTAGGGGATTTGCTGGATAAACCGGGATGGATTAGAATGTCTATTCACCCAACCACCACAAATGACGAAATTGCTTTTGTTTGCGATAGCATAAAAAAACTTGCAGAAAACCATAAGGAATGGGCATTAGATTATAATTATAACAAAGACACGAACGAATTTATTCATAAAGATGCAATTAATAATGAGCGTCAGATGGTTGCAGATTGGTTTGCCAACTAA
- a CDS encoding rhomboid family intramembrane serine protease produces MDLVLIVIIAANALFSFKGFGDMAFFRKYEFHIASIRNGEQYRMFSSAFLHADIGHLAFNMLTLYFFAPVVLMYTNAFSFILVYFGSLICGSLLTLYLHKDDLNYRAIGASGAVIGVLYSAILLQPEMNLYLFFIPIPIPAYIFGIGYLLYSLYGMRAKRDNIGHTAHFGGAIGGYAITLAKFPEMFTENIFMVVILAIPIIILGVMAKMKKI; encoded by the coding sequence ATGGATTTAGTTTTAATAGTTATTATTGCCGCCAATGCATTATTCAGTTTTAAGGGATTTGGAGATATGGCATTTTTCCGAAAATATGAATTTCATATCGCTTCCATCAGAAATGGGGAGCAGTATAGAATGTTTTCCTCGGCATTCTTGCACGCAGATATTGGTCACTTGGCTTTTAATATGCTGACTTTGTATTTCTTTGCACCAGTAGTCTTGATGTACACAAATGCATTTTCGTTTATATTGGTCTATTTTGGAAGTCTTATTTGCGGAAGCTTGTTGACATTATATTTACACAAAGACGATCTAAACTACCGAGCAATTGGAGCTTCGGGAGCAGTAATTGGAGTTTTATATTCGGCGATCTTGCTTCAACCGGAGATGAATTTGTATTTATTCTTTATTCCGATCCCGATTCCTGCCTATATTTTCGGAATCGGATATTTGCTTTATTCTCTTTACGGAATGCGTGCCAAGCGGGATAATATTGGGCATACCGCTCACTTTGGAGGAGCAATTGGAGGTTATGCAATTACCTTGGCAAAATTTCCAGAGATGTTTACAGAGAATATTTTTATGGTGGTAATTCTTGCCATTCCTATTATCATTTTGGGTGTGATGGCCAAGATGAAAAAGATTTAG
- a CDS encoding SIMPL domain-containing protein gives MKKSFLILAVVAMCTITPSQAQELIPPAQITVSGEGKVKVEPDQAFISISVENKGSDATSVKKENDKTVAEVIKAIKDLKLPKEDVQTKRVSLSSPYDYDKKKYNYVATQTIEILLRDLSKYDMVMEKLVNAGVNTIGTVDFRSSKLAEYQSQARKLAMKEAQLKANDYVSVLGQKVGAAIMISDNSQPNYPRPMMYSSMAKGAASSDMPRETIAIGEIDVTANVTVSFKLN, from the coding sequence ATGAAAAAGTCATTCCTTATACTAGCTGTGGTTGCAATGTGCACTATCACGCCATCACAAGCGCAAGAATTAATTCCGCCAGCTCAGATTACTGTTTCAGGAGAAGGCAAAGTTAAAGTAGAGCCAGATCAGGCTTTCATTTCTATTTCTGTAGAAAATAAAGGTAGCGATGCAACTTCTGTAAAGAAAGAGAATGATAAAACGGTTGCTGAAGTTATCAAGGCAATCAAAGATTTAAAACTTCCAAAAGAGGATGTGCAGACAAAACGTGTTTCTTTGAGTTCGCCTTACGATTATGACAAAAAGAAATACAATTACGTGGCTACTCAAACCATCGAAATTTTGCTGAGAGACTTATCAAAGTATGATATGGTTATGGAGAAGCTAGTAAATGCAGGTGTAAATACGATTGGAACTGTTGATTTTAGATCATCAAAATTGGCTGAATACCAATCGCAGGCTAGAAAGTTGGCGATGAAAGAAGCGCAATTGAAAGCTAATGACTACGTTTCAGTTTTAGGACAGAAAGTTGGAGCAGCGATTATGATTAGTGATAATTCACAACCTAATTACCCTCGACCAATGATGTATAGCTCAATGGCAAAAGGTGCTGCAAGTAGCGATATGCCAAGAGAAACCATCGCGATTGGAGAAATTGATGTGACTGCGAATGTTACGGTAAGTTTTAAATTAAACTAG
- the glmM gene encoding phosphoglucosamine mutase, with amino-acid sequence MTLIKSISGIRGTIGGKTGDNLTPLDAVKFAAAYGTWLKGYSGKENLKVVIGRDARISGPMIHNLVMQTLVGLGIDVIDLGLSTTPTVEIAVLLENADGGIILTASHNPKQWNALKLLNEKGEFLNGVEGSKILDIAEAEGFDFADVDNLGEITENDAYMDIHIDEVLAMDLVDVDAVKAAGFKVVVDGVNSSGGVIVPKLLELMGVEVVKLYCEPTGHFPHNPEPLKEHLTDISKLVVEEKADLGIVVDPDVDRLAFICEDGEMFGEEYTLVAVADYVLSKTPGNTVSNMSSSRALRDVTNKHNGTYEASAVGEVNVVELMKKNNAVIGGEGNGGIIYPTSHYGRDSMVGIALFLTHLANKKMKVSELRASYPEYYMSKNKIELTPQIDVDAILEAMTDHYKSEEIQTIDGVKIDFAENWVHLRKSNTEPIIRIYTEAATQQIADDLAQKIINEIKEIAGI; translated from the coding sequence ATGACTTTAATCAAATCTATTTCGGGAATTCGTGGTACAATTGGAGGAAAAACGGGTGATAATCTAACGCCTTTGGATGCAGTAAAATTCGCTGCTGCTTACGGAACCTGGTTAAAAGGATATTCAGGAAAAGAAAATTTGAAAGTCGTAATTGGTCGTGACGCTAGAATTTCTGGCCCAATGATTCACAATCTAGTGATGCAAACGCTGGTAGGATTGGGAATTGATGTGATTGACTTAGGTCTTTCGACAACTCCAACGGTAGAAATTGCCGTTCTGCTTGAGAATGCTGATGGTGGAATTATTCTAACTGCTTCGCACAATCCAAAACAATGGAATGCACTGAAATTGTTGAACGAAAAAGGTGAATTTTTAAATGGAGTAGAAGGTTCAAAAATTCTTGATATCGCAGAAGCAGAAGGTTTTGACTTTGCTGATGTTGATAATCTGGGTGAAATCACCGAAAATGATGCCTATATGGATATTCATATCGATGAGGTATTGGCAATGGATCTAGTAGATGTAGATGCTGTAAAAGCGGCTGGTTTTAAAGTAGTTGTTGATGGTGTAAACTCTTCGGGCGGTGTAATTGTTCCGAAACTTCTTGAACTTATGGGAGTGGAAGTAGTGAAATTATACTGTGAACCAACAGGACATTTTCCTCACAATCCAGAACCTCTGAAGGAACATCTTACAGACATCAGCAAACTTGTTGTAGAAGAAAAAGCAGATTTAGGAATTGTGGTAGATCCAGATGTGGACAGACTTGCTTTTATTTGTGAAGACGGCGAAATGTTTGGTGAAGAATATACACTTGTGGCGGTTGCCGACTATGTATTGAGCAAAACACCTGGAAATACGGTTAGTAATATGTCATCTTCGAGAGCTTTGCGTGATGTGACCAACAAACATAACGGAACTTACGAAGCTTCGGCAGTAGGAGAAGTGAATGTGGTTGAGTTGATGAAGAAGAATAATGCGGTAATTGGTGGAGAAGGCAATGGTGGAATTATTTACCCAACTTCTCACTACGGACGCGACAGTATGGTGGGAATTGCATTATTCCTAACCCATTTGGCAAACAAGAAAATGAAAGTTTCAGAATTGCGTGCTTCGTATCCTGAATACTATATGAGTAAAAATAAAATCGAATTGACTCCGCAAATCGATGTTGATGCTATTTTGGAAGCGATGACCGATCATTATAAATCTGAAGAAATTCAGACAATTGACGGCGTAAAAATCGACTTCGCAGAAAATTGGGTACATTTGCGAAAATCAAATACTGAACCAATCATCAGAATTTATACAGAAGCTGCTACACAGCAGATTGCTGATGATCTAGCTCAGAAAATTATAAACGAAATTAAAGAGATTGCAGGAATCTAA